The DNA segment AGAGGAGTGCTCAAAGAGGCCGCAGGCTTGCTGCTCTCCATTGCCGTCAATTCTACAAAAATGATAACCTCAGCCTACTTGAAAACAATTACCCGTTCAGCTGGTGATAAGGCCATGAGTGCGGCAAGAAAGGTTGTGGATTCAAAAGATAAGGCATTCGAAGCAACAGGAAAGGCCGCACGTTATTCAGCACGGCAAGCCCAGAAGGTTGCACATTTTGCAAGTTTTTCAGGAAAGAATAAGGAAGAAGCAACAGAACCTGATTATCAGGAAGGGAACAGTGCTCAAGAAGAAAATTGTGACCACGACGAAAGTGCAACAAGCAAAAAGAAATCTGTTCTCGGGAAATTATTTAGACATAGAAAATAAACAACTGAATTAACTATTTTCAGCCGTAGCAGGAACAAGAGTTACCGGCATTGGAAACACAACATCGTACGTCCAGTTAAAGAAAAAGGCATAAACCAAAAAGAATAAAGCAAAGCCCAAATCCGTAACAAACGCATCCCACATAGTCATCTCCAGCCACCATGCAACGCCGGGAAGAGTGAGGGCAAGCAAGGTAACCTCAAACAACGTAGCATGAAATATTCTCATCCATGCCGGCCTGACATTTACCGGCCTTCCAAGCTTGATCAACGCTTTATCAAATGACAAATTAAAGATAAAATTCAGACACATTGCGGTAAATGAAATCGCTAAACTCATTGTTCCCAACTGCGCAATACCTTTATCAAGAATCCACGATGCAAGAGGAACGCAAGCAGAAATGCCAATTATTTCAAAAAGTAACGTATGTCTAATTCTATCAGCTGTGTTTCGCATGGGCGGAAACTAGCGTACAATAATACGATTAACAAGGCCATTTTTATAAAATTTAGTAATTATAAATAGTAAATAAAATAATGAATTATTATGTACTATTCACTTTTCATTGTTTTTGGCATTTAATTTGAATAGCCTATGAATAAACGTCAAAAAAATCATACTTTTCAATAAAACCTTAATAGAGAGCTTTCATGCCGCAAAATGAAATGACAAAAATTCAAGAACTGGCTTCATCCATTCCCAAACAAAAGAATCTCACCATATTCTTTGGACGTGCGGGCAGTCGTTTCATGGATAATGTTAAATATTTCTTCCTTTATTGTGTGAAAAAACGACCGGAACTGGAGTGCCATTTTATGGCCTTCGACAGAAAAGAAGCTGATATTCTTAAAGCGCAGGGACTACCCGCAACATGGGTGAATCATCCTGATGCCGCGGATATTATGGCAAGAACAGGAATTGTTGTTTCCGATGATTTTCATTGGAAAGATCAAGAGTTTCTGTGGGCCTTACTCTCAGGCGCAAAAACAGTACAACTCTGGCATGGCATCCCCTTAAAAGCCATCGGCTTTCCAGAAATAAACTCCACTGTGAACATGAATCCTGAAAAAGCGAAGCATTTAACTTTCGTATACTCAGGTTATGATGCTGTGGTATCAACTTCACCATTTTTCACTGAAAAAGCTTTTGCAAAAGCATTTAAAGCCGAAGAATTTATCGAATCAGGTTACCCGCGCAACGATGTTCTCAAACGTCGCCCGACAAAATACGACATGATCAATGCCGACCGCGATCTTTATGGAGAGCTTGTAAAGTTTCGTAAGCTTGGTGGCAAAACTGTATTTTTCATGCCTACTTTCCGAGACACCGGCGGCAGCCCATTCGAAGACGGAGCCATAGACTTGATGCGCATGTCAGAATTCTGCAAAAAGAATAATATTATGTTCATCTGTAAATTTCACCCATATCTGACAATCAATAAGGTAACCCTGCCGGAAAACATCCGGTTGATGGATTCAAAAAGTGATGCATACCCGCTCCTTCCGCTTTGCGATGTTCTGCTCACAGATTATTCGTCCGTTTATTTCGATTTTCTGCTGGTTGATAACCCTATGGTTTTCTATCCATACGACTTTGAACAGTATGTCAGTAAAAACAGAGAACTGCTTTTCGATTACGACTCAATGACACCGGGCAAAAAAGTTATGAATGAGAATGATCTCTATACCGCTTTTGAAGAGATCATGCTAAATAACATTGATGATTTCGTAGATGTCAGGCAAAAAATTAGAGACTTATCTTTTAGCAATGCGGACGGTCTCGCGGCAGAAAGACTTGGTAAACATGTAGTTTCTAACTATCTCTAGCAAACAGGGAGTAAATATCATGAAAGCAGTCATCCTTGCAGCAGGTATCGGCAGTCGGCTCAGCAGACCTTTCCCGAAATCTCTTTCAGTTCTGCCTTACGGAGAAACCATTCTCGGTAGACAGGTCAGAATTCTCAAAGATCTGGGAGTAAATGAAATCATCATTGTCGTGGGTTTTAAGATGACCCTGATCATGGAAAATTTCCCCGAAGTCTACTACAAATACAATCCCAACTACTACATCACCAATACCTCCAAGAGCCTCCTTTGCGCCATTGAAGATCTGGATGATGACATTCTTTGGATGAACGGGGATGTTGTTTTTGATAAAGCAATTATTCGCGAAGTTTTAAGTATTAAAGATGACAGCTTTGTCTGTGTTGATTGCAAATCCTGCGGCGAAGAAGAAGTCAAATATACTCGCGACGATCAAGGTTACATCAATGAAATTTCTAAAGAAGTCGTAAACGCGGAAGGCGAAGCGGTCGGTATAAACATGATCCTCAAAAAGGATCTCAAGACTTACGCCGAAGCACTGCGCAAATGTGACGACAACGACTACTTCGAAAAAGGCATTGAAATGATTATTCATGACGGTGTTAAAATTAAGCCCGTAGATATCTCTAATTACAAGTGTATTGAAGTTGATTTCGAAGAAGACTGGGTTTCCGCACAGGCATCTTTCCAAACACGCGATAACAAATAATTTTAAGCATCGGACAAGTGAAAATATGCAGGTAGCAATCATTCCCGCTCGCGGCGGCAGCAAACGTATTCCTAAAAAATCGATCCGCCCGTTTCTGGGAAAACCTCTCATTGCCTATGCCATTGAAGCCGCCCGCGAGAGCGGCTTTTTTGATCACATCATAGTGAGCACCGACAGTGAGGAGTTTGCCGAAGTGGTGAAAGAATACGGCGCAGAAGTTCCGTTTATGCGCCCGGCAGAGCTTGCCGGAGATTTTGTTGCAACTGCTCCGGTCATAGAACACGCTCTCGACTGGGTAAAAGAAAACCTTGGTCAACCAGAAAGATTCTGCCAGTTTTTTGCAAACCCCTTTATCACAGCTGAGACTTTGCGCGGAGGCTACAAACTGATGCGCGAAAAAAAAGCAAACTGCGTTCTGGGCGTAACAGAATTTGCATATCCCATACTTCGAGCTTTTAAGCTGAACGAACAAGGCGGAGTGCAATACGCATTCCCCGAATATGCACCAAGTAGATCTCAGGATTTACCGACATTCTTTCATGATGCGGCGCAATTTTACTGGCAGGAATTAACTGACCTTCCTCCCGACAGAACTGAAGGTCTGAATCTGCCCTACTTCCTGCCCCGCCACATGGCCGTGGACATTGACACAATTGAAGATTGGGAAATTGCCGAGCGGCTATACAAGGCTTTCGTCCTCGATGCGTAAACCGCTCAAAATACTTTTATTCTGCGAAGGTTCCCTCGAAAGAGGATTCGGACATGTAGGAAGATGTCTGGCCCTTGCCACTGAGCTTAGAGATGAACACGAAAGCAAGTGTATTTTCGTATTCAGAGGCAATGAAGCCGCCCGGAACAAAATATGTAATGCTGGATTTGAGGTCATAGAAGTCTCGGATTTCAACTCGTATAAATTTACAGACGAAGCCGCCGTTGTTCTCGACCTGCTCATTTCTTTAGAAGAAGCTTTCTTCGCGAACGCATCTGCTAAAAATATACTCATATGCACTATTGATGACCCCACACCGAATCGGTTAAAAAGCGAGTTGGCTTTTTATCCTCCTGTCCCGCAAGTTCAAGAACTGGACTGGGATAACTTTTCAGGTGAACTTTTTTGTGGCTGGCAATACATCCCCTTACGTAAAGAATTTACAGCTATTGCCGGAATAGAATCACATAAGGAAGAATCTTCCATACCCAAACTTCTTATAACGGCAGGCGGAAGCGATCCGGCAGAACTGACCGCAAAAATATTACAAAGTTTATCCTCCGTAAAAGAACCTTGGCATGCAAAAGTCATCATCGGTCCCATGTTCAAAAATCTGGACAGAATCAAAAAGATAGCGGTAAAGCTTGGCGACAGGGTTGAACTTATTAGCAATGTTCAAAATATTGCCCGGCTTATGGTCCAAAGTGACGCGACTGTGGCCTCATTCGGCATAACAGCTTATGAACTGGCTACCTGCCGCACTCCGCAATTGCTATTAAACCTGACTGACAACCACGTCCGCTCGGCATCAGCATTGCATGACACTGGTGCAGCTATATCACTCGGCAGATATGACCTTGTGACAGATCAAGAACTTATAGAAAGCCTTCAAAAATTTATTTCCGATGCGAAACTACGGGCGGAAATGGTTTCTAATGCCGAAAAATTAGACATAGGACACGGAGCCTCAAACATTGCAACAGCCATAATCAAGCGGCTGGAATCCAGAAACATTGGTGATGAAAAGTGAGTGATAAAAAAAGCTGGAAAGAACACGAAGGAACAGTCCTGCACAGCGTGGAAGATTTTGATGTGATAGACTGCGAACTTTGCGGTTTCAAACACATCATTCCTATCCCGGATGAGGATGAACTTCGTGAAATTTACAAGCACGATTATCATGTAAAAGATAAACCTCTCATGCTTGAGCATCAGCTTGAAGACAGAGAATGGCTGGACAGCATTAATGATGCACGGCTTGCAACTCTCGAAAAAATTTCAAACGGAACTGGCAGCTTTTTAGACATAGGCTCCGGTAATGGATTCCTGCTCGGTCAGGCAAAAAAACGGGGCTGGACAGTTAAAGGAATTGAGCCTTCCGATAAGGCCGCACAGTATTCCTGCTCGCAGGGACTTGATGTGGAATGCGCTGTCTTTGATCAGGAATGTGCAGATCGTCTGGATCAATTCGATGTGGTCCACTTAGGCGATGTTCTGGAGCATGTTCCGTATCCCCGCGCAATACTGAACCTCTGCAATCAGGTTTTGCGTCCGGGCGGACTTATCGCTATCGGCGTTCCAAATGAATATACTCCCGTTCAAAAAATTTTAAGCGAAGATATGAGTACACGCCCTTGGTGGGTGAATCCTCCGCATCATATTAATTATTTTGATAAAAATTCACTCGAAGGATTGCTCTCCCGTTGCGGTTTTACTACCTGTCATTCAGAAGTTTCGTTTCCGATGGAACTCTTTCTACTCATGGGTAAAAATTATCTCGATGACCCCAAGCTCGGACGAGAATGCCACGCCATGCGCAAACAACTTGAGCTGAATCTGACTAAAAGCGGAAACAGAGATTTTCTGGACAAAATATACGGCTGCTTTGCCGAGGCTGGAATGGGCCGAACCGTACTTGTGATTGCACAAAAAAATACCGAACAGGAATAATTTCCAATGAATAGATTGAAAAACAAAATAGCTTTGGTCACAGGCGGCGGACGGGGAATAGGTAAAGCTATCAGTTCCAAACTGGCTGAAAACGGTGCAGAAGTAATTCTCACATGGGTATCAGACCGCAAAAGTGCAGATGAAACCGTCAACTCAATCATTGCAAACGGCGGCAAAGCCCGCACTCTCCAACTTGAAGTCTGTGACGAAGCTTCTGTCGACGCAGTTGTTGCTAATATCGCTGAAAAAGAGGGACGACTGGATATTCTGGTCAATAATGCCGGAATTAATAACCCAACCGACTTTGATAAAATAACTTCTGATGACTGGGATAAAATTTTAGGGGTAAACCTCAAAGGCCCGTTCCTTTGCACTCAGCGTTGCCTTGAACTTCTCAAAAAAAGTAATGCCGGAAGCATAATCAATATAGGTTCGGTCAGCGGTCAATACGGCGGACCACGTACAGCTCACTATGCGGCAAGCAAAGCCGGACTTATCTCCCTTGGGCAAGTTGCCGCCAGATTCGGTGCAGAGTGGAATATCCGATGCAACACAATATCCGCAGGCCTCATTGCTTCCGAAATGGCCGATGCAGGGCTTAAAGATCCGGCTGTTCAGAAAGCGGCTGAAAATGTGCTCATGAAAAGATTCGGTGGAACTTCTGAAGTTGCCGACACCGTAGTATATCTGGCTTCCGATGATTCATCATACATCACAGCGCAGACAATTAACGTCAACGGCGGCCTTTATTTTTAACAGGTGCAGTATAGATATCGACAGGAGAAATCATAAACGTGTCCAAATATGACGAACTTAAAAACTTTGCTGCCGAACTGAGAAAGTCAATCATCATAATGAATTGCCATGCAGGATCAGGACATCCCGGCGGTTCACTGTCGTGTGTTGAAATCATCAGCTGGCTTTATTGCAACGAGATGAACTACTGCACGGGAAATATGAATAATCCTGCACGTGACCGGTTCATACTATCCAAAGGACACTCCTGCCTTTCTCTTTATGCGGCTCTTGCTGAAAAAGGATTCTTCTCCAAAGAAGAATTCAAAACTCTGCGCCATGCCGGGGGAATGCTGCAAGGTCATCCCGACCGGATCAAAACTCCCGGAGTGGAATTCAACTCAGGCTCACTTGGTCAGGGTTTTTCCTTTGCTATCGGATGCGCCCTTGGAGCCAAAAGAGCAGGCAGAAAAAACCGCACATACACCCTGCTCGGTGACGGCGAATTAAATGAAGGTCAGATATGGGAAGGCTGCATGTTCGCTGCTCATCATAATCTGGACAACATGGTTGCCATCGTTGATTACAACAAATTTCAAAGTGATGATCTGAACACCAATATTACCGCCCTCGAACCTTTGAACGATAAATTCAAAGCGTTCGGATGGCATGTAATTGAAATTGACGGTCACGATTTCCGAGAAATTGATAACGCATTCGGACGAGCAAGAACTATGGCCGGAAAACCGACCATGATTATAGCCCACACAGTTAAGGGAAAAGGAATTTCGTACATGGAAAATGTGCCGAAATGGCACGGCAGCCTCTGCCCCACCGGAAAAGAAAGAGAATGTGCCATGCGTGAATGTGGCTGCGAGGATCTGATATAATGGAAAATATGAGAGACGCGTTCGGGAAAATACTTACCGAACTTGCCGGACAACGCGATGACTTCGTTGTTCTTGATGCTGACGTTGCGGGCGGAACTGGAACTTATCATTTCCGCGAAGCATATCCTGACAGATTTATTCAATGCGGAATCGCAGAGCAAAACATGTTCTCAATGGCCGCAGGTCTTGCGGAATCAGGGATTATCCCGATTGTTACCTGTTACGCTGTTTTTGCATCCATGCGGGCACTGGAACAAGCCAGAAACTCAATAGCCTACCCTGAATTCAATGTAAAAATTGCCGCCAGCCATCTAGGACTGGATGTAGGCCCGGACGGAGCAACCCATCAGGCTCTTGAAGATATAGCCATATATCGCAGCATCCCCAAAATGAGCGTTGTCTCACCTGCCGACCCGATAGAACTTAAAGCACTGATGCCATATCTGCTCGACAATACAGGGCCGTTATACCTGCGAACCGGACGCAGTCCGCTGCCTAATGTTTTTGACGAAAATACATTTTTTGAACACGGCAAAGCCCACGTTCTCCGCGAAGGAAACGATGCCACAATAATGGCTGTCGGAGTCATGGTTCACCGCGCACTTAAAGCCGCAGAACATCTCGCGAAAGAAGGTATATCATGCCGCGTATTGAACATGTCATGGCTTAAACCTATGGACGAAGCGGCTGTCATCAAGGCCGCAAAAGAAACAGGCGCAATAGTTACTTGCGAAGATCACAACAAGTACGGTGGACTCGGCGGGGCTGTGATGGAAATAGTTTGCGAAAACGTTCCGGTTCCTGTTGAACGAGTGGCTGTGAATGACATTTTCGGTGCATCTGGCGAGCCGGAAGATCTGGCTAAAGAATACGGCCTTACATCCGAAGATATTGTTAAAGCAGTTCACAGGACTTTGACCCGCAAGAGATAAGCAAAAACAGGATTAATCGGATTTCAATGAAAAAAAAACGTTTGCTTATTATAGGTACAGCTAAACAAAGCTATATCAAAGACTATCTAGCAAAGGTTGACTACAACACTACGGAAGTCCACCTTCTTGTCCCCGAACGGGACAGGGAAACCTACAGCCTGCCCAATATAAGTTATTTCAAAGGTAATTTTCACCCACTTTTTCTGCCACTCTTAAAAACGATGCTTTTTTTCAAACCTGATGAAGCCGTCATTGTCTGCGGCATGACTTATGACCATGACAATGTGGTCAAAGCTGTCAGTTTCTATTCATGCTTTAAAAGTCTTAAAGTTAAAATTTCAGTCAGGAATATTGATGTACCAGCCGATGCAAACCTGCGCCCCTCACCTGCAAAAGAAATAGCTAAGTGGGCTGGGTTAGGGACAATCGCCCTGTTGATTAAAGCTGTAAGCTTTTTTAAAAAAATCAGAGTCGGTGAAATATATTCAACCCGTCTTGGGCACTTGACTCTGGAATGTGAAATTTATCTATCTGAGACAGATCTAGGCAGGCATGATGGTTACTTAGACCTCTTTTATTTTAAAGATGACAAAGTCGCCAACAAGACAATTGCCTCACTTTATGCCCGGAAAATGAAAATTCACAGATTCAATAAACATCTGCTCGACGCAATCCGCCGTTTCAATATGGCCGAGCAACACGAACTCCTTTTGAATACCCGTATTATTGCGTTTTCCCGCGATTTCGAGTGCATGCTGCAGCAGGCTGACCGTCATATAGCTTTTACCGAAGCTCAGGTAATCAAGGGGAGTGAAACGCTGAAATCAATGGGTGTTGATCCGACTCTCCCGCATGTATGTTTGCTGGGGCGCGATTCCGTATTTCTTCAAGGGGCTATTCCTGTCTTTAATGATGGCGATATGCAACGGCCTAGAAATATGGACATAGACACTTTTAAGTCAGGAACGGAAGAACTGCTCAAACATGATTACAATGTCTTGAGGATGGGAAGTGTTGTCAAAGCTCCGCTCCAAATTGATCACCCGAACTTTATAGACTACGCCACAAGCGGAATTCGTTCTGATTTCATGGACATTTATCTCACCTCTAAATGTTCGTTCTTTGTGGGGATTCAAAGCGGCTTACAACATGTCGCCAGCGCTTTCAGAATTCCCTGCCTGAGAGTTAACGTTGCCCGTCTCGAAATGATTGAATATTGCTACCCTGAAGATTTAATTCTTTTTAAATTGCTCTGGTCCAAACGCGAAAAAAGGATTCTCAAAGTTTCGGAACAATTGGAATCAGGAATCAGCCGCTGGCCGATTGAAAAGTTCATAAACTCCGACATTGAGGTTATAGACAACACAGGGGATGAACTTCGCGAGGCAATGCTTGAAATGCACCAGAGAATTAACGGTACATGGAAAACCTCTCCCGAAGATATTGAACTACAGAACAAATATAGATCGTTTTTCAAAGTTTCTGAATTGAACAGTCGCTTTGACACTCCTGTCAGCTCATACTTTTTGCGTAAACATGCAGCAGAACTCTTTTAACAGGCACAAGAGGGATTAAATGAATAAACCGATCATTCTGATACAGGCAGCATCCCGTGCATGGAGCGGTGCGCCGGACTGGTGCATGAATGAAATAGATGGTCGCCCTGTTGTTGCCCTGACAGTTGAAAGCGCACTCAATCAATTTCCCGACGCTGAAATTCATATAGTTGCACCAGCTTTTGATAAAGGGGGACGGCTTGACGACCTGCCTTCAATGTTTCCTACACACAAAATTAAAGTTTTTTACGGCTTTGATGACAGCCCCTTGGAACGCATGATCAATGCTCTTCAACATGTTCCTGACGAGACATTATTCATGAGAGTTGATGGACTTCACTTCGGATGGCTTCCTGAACATGCGGCTGAAATGCTGAAAATTGCGGAGCAGAATAATCTGGACTGCATAAAAATGGAGGATGATTTTCCCATCCAGCTTACCGCGGACATATACAGGCTGAGCGGGTTAAAAAAAGTTGTATCCATGCTCAAAAATTTACCGGAAGCAGGAGTCTTCAAAGTTCATCCAAAATTTTTCATGTTCAGCAACAGCGCAGATTTCAAGTGCGAACGATTCAAATCATACTCCCCTGTCAGCGATGAATGGCTTAAAAAATGCCGAAAAATTGCGCATGGTGTTTATGTTGAAGGAAGAATGCAGGTCAGCAATAAAAGCATAAAAACCGGCGACCAGCTCAGGTTTCATTATGAACTGGCTCTTGACTTCATCAATCCGAAAATGACCGTTCTCGACTGTGCCTGCGGGCCGGGTTACGGAGCAAAAATGCTTGCTGAAAAAGCTGCGCATGTTATTGCTGCCGACCTTGATGAAACAACTGTCAGCAACGCGGCCGCCGAAACAACACAGGAGAACCTGACCTTTAAAATTGGTGATGCTACCGCCTTTGATTGTGCGGATCAAACCTTTGATGCAATCACCAGTTTTGAAACAGTTGAACATGTTGATCCGGCCCCTTACTTCAAGGAAATGTTCAGAATTCTTAAACCCGGCAGACGGCTGATTTTGAGCACTCCTCAAAACAGTCTGGGACATATTCCAGTGAACTCCCAGCACCTGAGAGAGTTTTCACTCGAAGAAATTACAAATCTCTGTTCGGAACATTTCGAAATAGAAAAGATTATAGGCATAAAACAGGGAAGAGTCGTGTTCCCTCACGATCACAAGGGACAGAACACTTTTATGGTCTGTAAAAAACCGGAATAATCTTATGAAAAAGACTCTGATCATAATTGGCGCAGGACTAGAAACAATCCCTGTAATTCAAAAAGCTGTTGATATGGGACTCCATGTGGTCGCCACCGACCTGAATCCCGAAGCGCCGGGGTTCAAATATGCCCATGAAACTGTGATCGGATGCGTCTACACCTCTGGAAAAAGCGTCGAAGCTCTCAAGCTTTGGGCTAAACAAGGGAGAAAACCTGACGGAGTAATGTGTGCGGCTGTTGATGCCCCGCACACCGTAGCGGCTGTTGCTGATTTTTTTGGCATTCAGGCAGTAAGCAGCGAAACGGCAGCCCTCGCCACTGACAAATTGGCAATGAAAAACCGCTTCAAAGAAACAGGCATACCCATTCCGTGGTATAAAGAAATTTTTGATGCCGATGAACTTAGAAAAAATTTAAAAAAACGAAAAGAAAGTCTCGTCATCAAACCGGTGGATAGCAGAGGAGCCCGCGGAGTGTTGCGCCTTGAATATGGTTCAAACACCCTCCCCGATTTGCAATGGGCTTTTGAACATGCACAACATGAATCACCTGCCGGACGGGTCATGATTGAGAGCTATCTGAACGGTCCACAAATCAGCACCGAAGGTTTTGTGGTAAACGGAGAAACATACACTCCCGGATTTTCAGACAGAAACTATGAATATATTGACAGATTTTCTCCGCATATAATTGAAAATGGCGGACAACTGCCCTCATTTCTATCAGACGAAACCCAACAGGAAGTGAAAGAACTTACCGGAATGGCGGCAATTGCTTTGGGTATCAATAACGGGGTATTCAAAGGTGACATGGTTGTTCATAACGGCAAACCTTACGTAATCGAAATAGCGGCTAGACTTTCCGGAGGATACTTCTGCACACATGAAATACCGTGGAATACAGGTGTGGACTTTATCGGAACAGCCATTCGCCTTGCAATAGGTGAAACTCCCGCGCCAAAGGACATGATTCCTGTATTTCAGGAAGGAGTAGCACAGCGTTACCTCTTCCCAGATCAGGGGAAAGTTGTCAGAATAGAAGGAATCGAAGAGGCTCGTGCTGTTGACGGAATCCGCATGGTCGAAATCCGTACGCAAACAGGTTCCATTATTCCTCCGACGACAAACCATCCCGCCCGCGCCGGAGTCGTTATGGGTGTTGCTGAAACAAGAGAAAAAGCTGTCGAGAACGTGAATAAAGCTGTTAACTGCATAAAAATAATCACCGAAAAAAGTTGATATGAAACTGTTTGCAATATTTCATCTCAACCTCATGTTCTCTTCCATACCGGAAGAAAGCCGCATGGAGGTAATTGAACGCTGCTATTGGCCGCTGCTTAATCTTATTGAAAAACACGACTTTCCGCTCGGTATTGAAGCCTCGGGCATAACTCTTGAAATAATTAAAGACCTTGCACCGGAATGGATTGAAAAATTTAAAGACCTGCTCAAAGACAATAAAACTGAATTAATAGGCAGCGGCTATGCTCAAATAATAGGGCCTCTGGTTCCGGCATCGGTTAATGAAGCGA comes from the Maridesulfovibrio ferrireducens genome and includes:
- a CDS encoding SDR family NAD(P)-dependent oxidoreductase translates to MNRLKNKIALVTGGGRGIGKAISSKLAENGAEVILTWVSDRKSADETVNSIIANGGKARTLQLEVCDEASVDAVVANIAEKEGRLDILVNNAGINNPTDFDKITSDDWDKILGVNLKGPFLCTQRCLELLKKSNAGSIINIGSVSGQYGGPRTAHYAASKAGLISLGQVAARFGAEWNIRCNTISAGLIASEMADAGLKDPAVQKAAENVLMKRFGGTSEVADTVVYLASDDSSYITAQTINVNGGLYF
- the pseF gene encoding pseudaminic acid cytidylyltransferase, whose product is MQVAIIPARGGSKRIPKKSIRPFLGKPLIAYAIEAARESGFFDHIIVSTDSEEFAEVVKEYGAEVPFMRPAELAGDFVATAPVIEHALDWVKENLGQPERFCQFFANPFITAETLRGGYKLMREKKANCVLGVTEFAYPILRAFKLNEQGGVQYAFPEYAPSRSQDLPTFFHDAAQFYWQELTDLPPDRTEGLNLPYFLPRHMAVDIDTIEDWEIAERLYKAFVLDA
- a CDS encoding PACE efflux transporter is translated as MRNTADRIRHTLLFEIIGISACVPLASWILDKGIAQLGTMSLAISFTAMCLNFIFNLSFDKALIKLGRPVNVRPAWMRIFHATLFEVTLLALTLPGVAWWLEMTMWDAFVTDLGFALFFLVYAFFFNWTYDVVFPMPVTLVPATAENS
- a CDS encoding TIGR04372 family glycosyltransferase yields the protein MKKKRLLIIGTAKQSYIKDYLAKVDYNTTEVHLLVPERDRETYSLPNISYFKGNFHPLFLPLLKTMLFFKPDEAVIVCGMTYDHDNVVKAVSFYSCFKSLKVKISVRNIDVPADANLRPSPAKEIAKWAGLGTIALLIKAVSFFKKIRVGEIYSTRLGHLTLECEIYLSETDLGRHDGYLDLFYFKDDKVANKTIASLYARKMKIHRFNKHLLDAIRRFNMAEQHELLLNTRIIAFSRDFECMLQQADRHIAFTEAQVIKGSETLKSMGVDPTLPHVCLLGRDSVFLQGAIPVFNDGDMQRPRNMDIDTFKSGTEELLKHDYNVLRMGSVVKAPLQIDHPNFIDYATSGIRSDFMDIYLTSKCSFFVGIQSGLQHVASAFRIPCLRVNVARLEMIEYCYPEDLILFKLLWSKREKRILKVSEQLESGISRWPIEKFINSDIEVIDNTGDELREAMLEMHQRINGTWKTSPEDIELQNKYRSFFKVSELNSRFDTPVSSYFLRKHAAELF
- a CDS encoding NTP transferase domain-containing protein, which encodes MKAVILAAGIGSRLSRPFPKSLSVLPYGETILGRQVRILKDLGVNEIIIVVGFKMTLIMENFPEVYYKYNPNYYITNTSKSLLCAIEDLDDDILWMNGDVVFDKAIIREVLSIKDDSFVCVDCKSCGEEEVKYTRDDQGYINEISKEVVNAEGEAVGINMILKKDLKTYAEALRKCDDNDYFEKGIEMIIHDGVKIKPVDISNYKCIEVDFEEDWVSAQASFQTRDNK
- a CDS encoding transketolase, with translation MSKYDELKNFAAELRKSIIIMNCHAGSGHPGGSLSCVEIISWLYCNEMNYCTGNMNNPARDRFILSKGHSCLSLYAALAEKGFFSKEEFKTLRHAGGMLQGHPDRIKTPGVEFNSGSLGQGFSFAIGCALGAKRAGRKNRTYTLLGDGELNEGQIWEGCMFAAHHNLDNMVAIVDYNKFQSDDLNTNITALEPLNDKFKAFGWHVIEIDGHDFREIDNAFGRARTMAGKPTMIIAHTVKGKGISYMENVPKWHGSLCPTGKERECAMRECGCEDLI
- a CDS encoding CDP-glycerol glycerophosphotransferase family protein; amino-acid sequence: MPQNEMTKIQELASSIPKQKNLTIFFGRAGSRFMDNVKYFFLYCVKKRPELECHFMAFDRKEADILKAQGLPATWVNHPDAADIMARTGIVVSDDFHWKDQEFLWALLSGAKTVQLWHGIPLKAIGFPEINSTVNMNPEKAKHLTFVYSGYDAVVSTSPFFTEKAFAKAFKAEEFIESGYPRNDVLKRRPTKYDMINADRDLYGELVKFRKLGGKTVFFMPTFRDTGGSPFEDGAIDLMRMSEFCKKNNIMFICKFHPYLTINKVTLPENIRLMDSKSDAYPLLPLCDVLLTDYSSVYFDFLLVDNPMVFYPYDFEQYVSKNRELLFDYDSMTPGKKVMNENDLYTAFEEIMLNNIDDFVDVRQKIRDLSFSNADGLAAERLGKHVVSNYL
- a CDS encoding PseG/SpsG family protein — its product is MRKPLKILLFCEGSLERGFGHVGRCLALATELRDEHESKCIFVFRGNEAARNKICNAGFEVIEVSDFNSYKFTDEAAVVLDLLISLEEAFFANASAKNILICTIDDPTPNRLKSELAFYPPVPQVQELDWDNFSGELFCGWQYIPLRKEFTAIAGIESHKEESSIPKLLITAGGSDPAELTAKILQSLSSVKEPWHAKVIIGPMFKNLDRIKKIAVKLGDRVELISNVQNIARLMVQSDATVASFGITAYELATCRTPQLLLNLTDNHVRSASALHDTGAAISLGRYDLVTDQELIESLQKFISDAKLRAEMVSNAEKLDIGHGASNIATAIIKRLESRNIGDEK
- a CDS encoding transketolase family protein, giving the protein MENMRDAFGKILTELAGQRDDFVVLDADVAGGTGTYHFREAYPDRFIQCGIAEQNMFSMAAGLAESGIIPIVTCYAVFASMRALEQARNSIAYPEFNVKIAASHLGLDVGPDGATHQALEDIAIYRSIPKMSVVSPADPIELKALMPYLLDNTGPLYLRTGRSPLPNVFDENTFFEHGKAHVLREGNDATIMAVGVMVHRALKAAEHLAKEGISCRVLNMSWLKPMDEAAVIKAAKETGAIVTCEDHNKYGGLGGAVMEIVCENVPVPVERVAVNDIFGASGEPEDLAKEYGLTSEDIVKAVHRTLTRKR
- a CDS encoding class I SAM-dependent methyltransferase → MSDKKSWKEHEGTVLHSVEDFDVIDCELCGFKHIIPIPDEDELREIYKHDYHVKDKPLMLEHQLEDREWLDSINDARLATLEKISNGTGSFLDIGSGNGFLLGQAKKRGWTVKGIEPSDKAAQYSCSQGLDVECAVFDQECADRLDQFDVVHLGDVLEHVPYPRAILNLCNQVLRPGGLIAIGVPNEYTPVQKILSEDMSTRPWWVNPPHHINYFDKNSLEGLLSRCGFTTCHSEVSFPMELFLLMGKNYLDDPKLGRECHAMRKQLELNLTKSGNRDFLDKIYGCFAEAGMGRTVLVIAQKNTEQE